The DNA segment ACGGTCGAGAATTGCTTCATTTGTGTGGTCAGCTTTAAATTTTTTCCACTCGGCTTCGTTGGAGTGGGCTACAATACAGAGGTCACAGTAAATCATGCCGTGTCGTCCCGGGGCAGGAATCGATTTTTCCTGCGTTGCGGTAATCATCGCATGTAAGTACTCTGTCTCGTTTTTAAAGACTTCAATAAACTCAACAAGTCCACGGTTACCAACGTTCAGTGCTCCGCTTAAGTCAAGCACTCGGGGATCGCCTTCAGAATATAAATCCAACTTGGAAATATCTTCACTACCGATCAATACACTTGTGTCTTGGTTATTCGGATCAACTGGAGGGACGACACCAATACCAACGCGGTTACGGCGGCTGAAGTTTACGGTTTTAACTGGAAACTCTTCCCACTTGCCGTTAAATTCACTCTTTAAGCGGTAGCGACAAATTGGACAGACATCGCCTTCGATTTGTACACCAAGCTCAGCCTCAAATTGTGGGCGTAAATGTCGTGGCACTAAGTGTAAGGGCTCTTCATTCATTGGGCAACCATCAAGAGCGTAAATTGGAGCAATCCGCTCTAAGCCGCGTTTTAGTTCTTCGATCAGTGAACTTTTACCTGAACCAACAGGTCCAACCAAGTAGAGCACCTGGCGACTTTCTTCTCCCTTGAGTGAGGCAGAGTGCAAGTAGCGCACCATTGCGCTGATTGTATTTTCCATGCCGAAAAAACGTTCAGCGAAAAATTTATAATTTTTAACACTTTGATTTTTGAAAATACGTGAGAGGCGAGAATCCTCTTCTATGTTTACTTCGTCAATTCCCATATCTTTAATCATCGCGTAAATGCGCGAGTGAGCAAGTTGGGTAAGGTTGGGATTTTTTTTAATTACGTCTAGATATTCTAGGACGGTGCCCTTCCACTGATGTTTTTTCTGAGTCTCTCTGTCTTTCTCGATAATACTTTTAAATTCGTTTGCATGACTTTGAGCCATAGAAAATCCTCCATCTACTCAGTATTGGATTAATTCAGTATAGTTAATGGTTACAGTTAAAGTATCGACAGACAAGAAAAGTTTCTTTACGGATAAAAATCGGCTAAAATCATCGATTAATACATTGAATTTATTGTTGATATCTTCGATCGTGCAAATGTTTGTATCAGAAACGGCAATTTTAAAACAATTTCCCTTATAACTTAACTAAATCCCAGAGAATTAAGCACTATCGTAAGCGAGCTTGGTGTAAAAGGCTTCTCGAGCACTGCTGCTGCACCATCAACGCCTCCCATCTCTTCCAGTTCCTGGATAGAATTAGCAGAAAGAAAAACAACTTTTGTACCAAGCCCAGCAACTTCTAGCGCTAAGCTCTTAATCCGATCCTTTCCAAGGCCATCCGGAAGTTGATTATCAATGAAAATTAGTGCGTAGGGGGAGGTTGCAGAGTCTGAAACGCTTTTGTTCCCGCTAGCTAAATTATAGCTTGAGTCAACAACCCATGAACGCGCCTCCAGTAATGCGCCCAAAATATCGTGCACAACTGGATCATCGTCAATGATCAGTGCCTTTAAATTCATACATACACCTAGCTCGTAGCAAACTATACTAGTTCTTGTTTGGAAAGTGTGAAACTATTAGTGTGATTTTATATTAACTATATCTTATTTGAAATGCTTATGAGTAATGACACTATTTTTCATAAAATTATTCGCAAGGAAATCCCCACTGAAATTATCTTTGAAGATGACCAAGTGATTGTGATTAAGGATATTAGTCCACAAGCACCGATTCATTTACTGGGTATCCCTAAGGAAAGTATTGCCTCTATGCGTGAAGCCAGGCCAGAAAACTCCAATGTCCTCGGGCAGTTACTGATCAGGCTGAGTGAAATAGCAACTAAGCTTGGGTTGAATGACCGCGGCTATCGGCTTGTGATAAACTCTGGACCGGATGCGCAGCAAACTGTCTTTCAGTTGCATGTCCACTTGCTAGCCGGCAGGGAATTCACTTGGCCTCCGGGATAAATCCAAAGCCAAGAACTAATCAAAGGAAAGGATCGCAGATGGGTTTTGTAAACATTGAAATTAAAGACAGCGTTGCTACGCTTACAATAAACCGAGCCGAGCAGTTAAATGCGCTTAGTTCTGAAGTGCTTGGAGAAATTGAAGCTGTGCTATCAGAACTAGATCTTTCTCGCGCTAAATTACTGGTCTTCTGCTCAGCCGGAGAAAAGGCCTTCATTGCTGGCGCAGATATTAAACAGATGTCGAGTTTGTCAGTCGAAAGTGTCGAGGATTTTATTGCCCTTGGTAACCGGGTAATGAATCTAATTCAGGGTCTCGATCTGGTCACAATTGCAGTGCTACAGGGAGCTGCCCTTGGCGGAGGTCTAGAGCTTGCATTAGCTTGTGACTTAATTGTCTCGAGTAAGCACGCCAAGCTTGGCCAACCAGAGGTGAATTTAGGATTAATTCCTGGTTTCGGCGGCACGCAGCGTCTTGCGCTACGGACAGGTATTGGCCGAGCGCGACGTTTAATCCTCACTGCGCAAGTTATTACTGCAGAAGAAGCATTGCACATGGGTTTGGTTGACTATTGCGTCGAGGCAGATGCGTTGCAGACAACCGTTTCAGAACTAACCAAAACATTACTCTCCAAAGGACCACTTGCACTAGCTGCGGCCAAGAAAGCACTCTCTGGGCTCTATATGGAGAATCTCGAAAACGGTTTATGT comes from the bacterium genome and includes:
- a CDS encoding serine protein kinase, with product MAQSHANEFKSIIEKDRETQKKHQWKGTVLEYLDVIKKNPNLTQLAHSRIYAMIKDMGIDEVNIEEDSRLSRIFKNQSVKNYKFFAERFFGMENTISAMVRYLHSASLKGEESRQVLYLVGPVGSGKSSLIEELKRGLERIAPIYALDGCPMNEEPLHLVPRHLRPQFEAELGVQIEGDVCPICRYRLKSEFNGKWEEFPVKTVNFSRRNRVGIGVVPPVDPNNQDTSVLIGSEDISKLDLYSEGDPRVLDLSGALNVGNRGLVEFIEVFKNETEYLHAMITATQEKSIPAPGRHGMIYCDLCIVAHSNEAEWKKFKADHTNEAILDRIVVVRVPYNLRVSEEVKIYQKIIRQSNFKADIAPHTIEMASIFAILTRLEPTSKCDLLTKLKLYNGEEVVEKGKTKKIDVQELREEAKREGMDGISTRFIMKALDNALSDNIENNCIHPLNVRESLIAMVKEAELPEDTKKHYLELLRDVIHKEYLQILEKEITKAFVYSYQEQADSLFQNYLDHAEAYVTKKRVKDRNTQEELEPDEAFLKSIEEQIGIIGTAADGFRQEVIAYLWSIGRRGEKVHYESYEPLKDAIEKKLMTSVRDISRIITRSRTRDAEQQKKYDTMVEQLIANGYPPASVDVILKYAANNLWKD
- a CDS encoding response regulator — protein: MNLKALIIDDDPVVHDILGALLEARSWVVDSSYNLASGNKSVSDSATSPYALIFIDNQLPDGLGKDRIKSLALEVAGLGTKVVFLSANSIQELEEMGGVDGAAAVLEKPFTPSSLTIVLNSLGFS
- a CDS encoding histidine triad nucleotide-binding protein codes for the protein MSNDTIFHKIIRKEIPTEIIFEDDQVIVIKDISPQAPIHLLGIPKESIASMREARPENSNVLGQLLIRLSEIATKLGLNDRGYRLVINSGPDAQQTVFQLHVHLLAGREFTWPPG
- a CDS encoding enoyl-CoA hydratase/isomerase family protein; this encodes MGFVNIEIKDSVATLTINRAEQLNALSSEVLGEIEAVLSELDLSRAKLLVFCSAGEKAFIAGADIKQMSSLSVESVEDFIALGNRVMNLIQGLDLVTIAVLQGAALGGGLELALACDLIVSSKHAKLGQPEVNLGLIPGFGGTQRLALRTGIGRARRLILTAQVITAEEALHMGLVDYCVEADALQTTVSELTKTLLSKGPLALAAAKKALSGLYMENLENGLCLEQELFCDLFSYQDTKEGLTAFLEKRKANFQGK